In the genome of Colwellia sp. PAMC 21821, the window TTTCATCCCCTACTCCTTGTATTGTGCTAACTTTTAAAGATATTATAATTATCAGCAAGAAAAATTTATCTTTCACATACAATTCAGCAGTTAAAACAACTTAATAACTAAATAGTATTATTTTGGCTACTTAACAGCTTTTTTGACCAAAATCATCATGGTACTAAAAACTTTATATGGTAGAGTCAAAAAGTGAAAATCGACAGCAGATAAGCATGGGAAGTAGAACTAATCTAAGTTCGTTGTGCATTGTGGGCATTTGGACGCTTTTACATTAATAAGGGAATAACAGAACTGGCAACTCTTTGTTGCTTTACCTACTTTCTGTGATTCCGCGTCTTTGATACGATTAATACCTTTAACCAATACAAATGCAAACCAAGAAACGATGGTAAAACTAAAAACACTATTTATAAATAAGCCATAACTGAGCGTTACAGCACCATCTTTATTGGCGACATCTAAGGTAATATAGGGACCGCCTTGTGCGCCACTTTTTAATACAAAAAATAAATCAGCCATATCTACACCGCTGGTGAATAAACCGATAGTAGGCGCAATAATATTAGTGACCAAACTGCTAGCAATCGTAGCAAAAGCACCACCTACTACAATACCAATGGCCATATCTAAAACATTTCCTTTAAGGGCAAATGCCTTATATTCCGCAAATATTTTTTTCATATCCTCTCCAAATAACTTATTTACAGTGACTATATTTTCCTGAAAGCACGACGCTATTTGGGTTTAGGTACAGTAAAATTTGCATAAATGGTGGTGGCAGTACCTGCAACTAGAGACAGCATAGCAATACCAAACATGGCATTGCTTTGGGATTCAAAAGCCATAATATATATGCCTAGCGCGACAAAAAACAAACCAACTGTCATGAAAACTTTTGGGTGTAATGTTATCAAACCAGGCGACTTAGCATTTTTGGCAGTTCGAGGTGTGGCATGCGCAGAAGCTTTTCTTTTATGCTTATTTGTCGGCATAGCCAACTCCTTAAGTTAGCACCCAACAGCTGGGGTGCTTTTTCATACCAATTTGACTAATTAAGTGTTCTACTTTTGTATTTTAACCATTAAAAATGAGCAGATAATTAATCAACTTGGTATCACATATAAATCAACTAAATTCACATGAAATAATCATTATTGTGAATTCATTAAATAACGCTATTTTGGCCCGGCTAAAAACCAAATAATCAAACCAATAACGGGAAATAACAGCACGACTAAAGCCCATACAATTTTCTCTGCGGTCGATGCGCCTGATTTTAAAATACTAAGAATCGCCCAAATCGCGATAATTAAATGAAGAAGACCTAAAATACCTGTAAACATAAGTTATATCCTTAAGGGTTATTAAAAATTTATGACGATTTAATACTTATCTTAGAGCATAGTTAATAATCTTACTTTAAACTTAATAAAAGTAGCTACTAAAATACAGATTTATTAACCTTAACTTTTAACATAGCAATATTTATGAATATAATTTAGGGCATAAAAACTCAAAAAGGCTGTGCTAATAAATTCATAAATACAGAGTTAATCTCAGTCTTCTATACATATACATCTTGCTTTACATGCGCTTGAGATGCTAATAATATTAAGTAAGTGTTCTGCACAACAAATATTAAATAAGGGATAATCTTGTCAAAAAGATCGGCTCCTGTCAGCACTAAAGGCCAAACTAGCTTACTATTCGCTGCACGTCCTAGAGCGGTTTGTAAGCATTTATTCGAACTGCTAGGTTTGATGGGCTTACTGGTGCTGGTGCCAATGAGTGTTTCGCTCGCAAGTGGACAATATCCTGTAGCGCTGGCTTATTTGGTTGTCGCGATGATTTGTGCCTTTTGTTACGCGATTAGTCGACGTATTAAGCGGGTGCAGCAACTGCAACGTAACGAAACATTAGCGGTTGCCGCACTCGTATTTATTAGCTCTTCCCTGCTATTTACCCTACCGATGCTGCAATACAACATGTCGTTTATCGACGCCTGGTTTGAAACTGTGTCAGGTGTAACTACCACCGGACTGTCGACTTTAGCGTCAGTGGAAGATAAGCCGGCCGCATTTTTGTTTGCTCGCGGATGGATGCAGTGGGTCGGCGGTCTAGGTGTCATTGTATTAGCGTTAGCAATTCACACCCAACCCGGTATAGAAACCAAAATGTTTGGTGCTGACGCCGCTGACGTAGACTCCCATATAGGCGGTACTCGTGGTCATGCCAAACGTATTTTAGTGGTCTACGCCGTA includes:
- the mscL gene encoding large conductance mechanosensitive channel protein MscL, which encodes MKKIFAEYKAFALKGNVLDMAIGIVVGGAFATIASSLVTNIIAPTIGLFTSGVDMADLFFVLKSGAQGGPYITLDVANKDGAVTLSYGLFINSVFSFTIVSWFAFVLVKGINRIKDAESQKVGKATKSCQFCYSLINVKASKCPQCTTNLD
- a CDS encoding PLD nuclease N-terminal domain-containing protein; its protein translation is MFTGILGLLHLIIAIWAILSILKSGASTAEKIVWALVVLLFPVIGLIIWFLAGPK